A stretch of Lathyrus oleraceus cultivar Zhongwan6 chromosome 6, CAAS_Psat_ZW6_1.0, whole genome shotgun sequence DNA encodes these proteins:
- the LOC127092535 gene encoding zinc finger BED domain-containing protein RICESLEEPER 2-like, protein MGEADFFHMRCCAHILNLIVNDGLKEQDSSVSSIRNAVRFVRSSPQRALKFKECVEFSRITCRKHLCLDVSTRWNSTYMMLDAAEKFQTAFEKLEGEDVGYVEWFGRHGPPCYTDWEKARAFVKFLKIFYEATKVFSSSQQVSLHTAYHQLSSVFGELQEASMNLNSDLASVGHEMKRKYDKYWGEEKNINQFLYFGVIFDPHYKFRYIEWSFDQVHGEGTEKSMKMAKNVKDNLFKLYTWYKSAHDQTNVTIRSFGPSDNQSVVDAQPRNSSHFLRADAFKQHLKDKDTIDKKNELERYLNDPCTNDNDKSSILTWWKQNKPRYPILAAMVKEILATPVSTVASESAFSTGGRVLECYRSSLSPAVAEGLICTQNWLKPARTYFKDINYTEEFGITEEIISEFQQCFITANIGAAGAGAAVGGATGAAVGSTQTQPIGCD, encoded by the exons ATGGGTGAAGCTGATTTTTTTCATATGCGCTGCTGCGCACATATTTTGAATTTAATTGTTAATGATGGATTGAAAGAACAAGATTCATCTGTGTCAAGCATTCGTAATGCTGTGAGATTTGTGAGATCTTCACCACAAAGGGCATTGAAATTCAAAGAGTGTGTTGAATTTTCTAGGATTACTTGTAGGAAACATCTATGTCTCGATGTTTCCACGAGGTGGAACTCGACATACATGATGTTGGATGCTGCTGAGAAGTTCCAAACAGCATTTGAAAAATTAGAAGGAGAAGATGTAGGGTATGTGGAATGGTTTGGACGTCATGGTCCTCCTTGCTATACTGATTGGGAAAAGGCTAGGGCCtttgtgaaatttttgaaaattttctatgAAGCCACCAAGGTATTTTCTTCATCTCAACAAGTGTCATTGCACACTGCTTACCACCAATTATCATCTGTTTTTGGTGAGCTTCAAGAAGCATCTATGAACTTGAACTCTGATTTAGCCTCAGTAGGACATGAGATGAAGCGTAAGTACGATAAATATTGGGGAGAGGAAAAGAACATCAATCAATTTCTTTATTTTGGAGTGATTTTTGACCCTCATTATAAGTTTAGATATATTGAGTGGTCTTTTGATCAAGTTCACGGGGAAGGGACCGAAAAATCTATGAAAATGGCCAAAAATGTCAAGGATAATTTGTTTAAATTGTACACCTGGTACAAATCTGCCCATGACCAAACTAATGTGACCATTCGGTCATTCGGTCCATCAGATAATCAATCTGTTGTTGATGCTCAACCTAGAAATTCTTCACATTTTCTAAGGGCTGATGCATTTAAGCAACATTTGAAGGATAAAGATACCATTGATAAAAAAAATGAACTTGAGAGGTACTTGAATGATCCTTGTACAAATGATAATGACAAATCATCCATTCTAACTTGGTGGAAACAAAATAAACCTCGTTACCCAATCCTAGCAGCAATGGTGAAAGAAATTTTGGCCACCCCTGTATCAACCGTAGCTTCGGAGAGTGCATTTAGCACCGGGGGGAGAGTTTTAGAATGTTATAGGAGCTCTTTGAGTCCAGCAGTGGCTGAAGGGCTGATATGTACTCAGAACTGGTTGAAGCCAGCTCGTACATATTTCAAAGACATCAATTACACAGAAGAGTTTGGGATAACTGAGGAAATCATATCAG AATTTCAACAATGCTTCATAACCGCAAATATTGGGGCTGCTGGAGCTGGAGCAGCAGTTGGAGGTGCTACTGGTGCTGCTGTAGGTTCTACTCAAACACAACCAATAGGTTGTGATTGA